GGAAGTATAGATCGGGTCCCCTCTGGAAAGGGGTGGCGCGGAGCGACGGGGTGTGGCGGGCACATCTCCCGATGTGCCGCGGCCCAGCTGGAGCTGGGCCCTCCACGCATCTGTGTAGGGTCGGTGCTTGCGCCGACCTCGGTCGTTAGGTCGGCCCAAGGGCCGACCCAACGGGTAAGATACGCCTCAGCAGTTGCCGGGCTGGCCGTAGTAGGCGCCGGGGCCGTGCTTGCGCTTGAAGTGCTTGTTCAGGAGCGCGGGTTCGATCGTCTTGAGCTTCGGCTCGAGCTGCAGCGACATCAGCGCCATGTGGGCGATGCACTCGACGGCGACGGCGACCTCCACGGCCTTGGCCACCGACTTGTTCCAGGTGAAGGGTGCGTGGCGGTTGACCAGCACGGCGGGGAAATCGAGGGGGTCGAGTTTTTTGAAGCGCTCGACGATCACATTGCCCGTTTCCCACTCGTAGGCGCCGCCGCCGATCTCCTGGGCGGTCATTTTGCGCGTGACGGGAATGTTGCCGAAGAAGTAGTCGGCGTGGGTCGTGCCGAAGATCGGGATCTCGCGGCCCGCCTGCGCGAAGGCCGTGGCGTGCGAGCTGTGCGTGTGCACGACGCCCCCGATGTCGGCGAAGGCGAGGAACAGCCGGCGGTGCGTGGGCGTGTCGGAGGAGGGGTTGAGCTTGCCCTCGACCTTGTTGCCCTCGAGGTCGATGAGGACCATGTCGGCGGGCTTGAGGTCGGCGTAGGCGACGCCGCTCGGCTTGATGGCGAAGATGCCCTTGGCGCGGTCGATGGCGCTGGCGTTGCCGAAGGTGAGGTTGATCAGGCCGTGCTTGGGCAGGGCGACGTTGGCTTCGTAGGCTTCGCGTTTGAGTTCGGTCAACATGGGAGAAAGGAAAACAAATCGTTATGAATTGAACACGAAGAAGCCAAGCAGCGAAGCGGGTGGGGCGGGACTTGGCTGCTTTGCTCCTTGGTGTGAGATCACGTCCGCTGCTTCAAGCGGTCGAGCATGACGGCGCCGAGGAGGATGACGCCGCGGGCGACGTATTGGTAGAAGGGCGGGATGTTCAGCAGGTTCATCGCGTTCTGCACGATGCCCATGATGAGCACTCCGGCGATGACCGCGCCGATGCGGGCCACGCCGCCGCTGAGCGAGACGCCGCCGAGCACACAGGCGGAGATGACCTCCAGTTCAAGGCCCTGCGAGGTGTTGGGTTGGCCGCTGGTCATGCGCGCGGCAAGCACGAGGCCGGCGAAGGCCGCGATGAGGCCCTGCAGGGTGAAGATGGTGATCTTGATGCGGGTGACGGCCACGCCGGCGAGGTGGGCGGCCTCCTTGTTGCCGCCGATCGCGAGGGCGTTGCGGCCGAAGGCGGTGAGGTTGAGCAGCACGCCGAACACCGTGAAGCAGGCGATGGTCAGCCACA
This DNA window, taken from Oleiharenicola lentus, encodes the following:
- the araD gene encoding L-ribulose-5-phosphate 4-epimerase AraD; amino-acid sequence: MLTELKREAYEANVALPKHGLINLTFGNASAIDRAKGIFAIKPSGVAYADLKPADMVLIDLEGNKVEGKLNPSSDTPTHRRLFLAFADIGGVVHTHSSHATAFAQAGREIPIFGTTHADYFFGNIPVTRKMTAQEIGGGAYEWETGNVIVERFKKLDPLDFPAVLVNRHAPFTWNKSVAKAVEVAVAVECIAHMALMSLQLEPKLKTIEPALLNKHFKRKHGPGAYYGQPGNC